From the genome of Halobacteriovorax marinus SJ:
TATTATTATCATTACAGTACTTTATTGTTCTAACATGCATCGACAATTTACATAGTCCACAAGTAGATAGATTAAAGAGACCAAATTTTCTGATATTGGAAAAATAATTTTCATATGAAACGTGCTTAAATAACTTATCTACATTCAATATTTCATGAATAAACTTATCACTTCCAAATTTATCTTTCAGCAGTTGCGCTTGAACGGCAGTATTGTCAGTTTCGTGAAAACCAAATCTATTATAAGTAATGAGGTGTATTTTATTAAATGACTCTTCTAGCAATGCAGCTGTTAGAGTAGAGTCAGTTCCCCCAGAAAAAAGAATTGCAACACTCTCACCTTGAGGGTTCATTTCTTCTCCTGTTCAGACTTTAACTCTTTAAGCATGAAGTTTAATATTCCATAATAGGTATAGTAGATGAATTGTGTAAACCACCCCAGCAACTCGCTAAAGAGAACCCTCAATCGCCACGGCAAAATGAGTGAGATAACACAAATGACCAGTCCAATAAACCTACTTATCATAGGCTCTTATTTTAACATAAGTTGAAACTTTAACCAGAAAAGATGGAAAATGTAGATCTAAATATCTAAAATTATGAGAAAAGAGGGCCAAATTAATGGCCCATTTTGATCGTTTTATTGATTTGAAATAATAAAGACTCTGTTAGTTTCATTATTCAGTTTTCTTACGCTAATTGCATCTCTTTGAATGAACTTAACATTATCTGCCGTCGGAGCAACTCTATCTGTGATATCTACATATCTAGGATCTTGAAAGTTTCTCTCTTCGTCCTTACTTAAAGCGTGAGTTGCAGTGTTATGAGTAACAACAAGAACATGACTTGGACCTCTCCATCCATCATTCTTATACTGAGCAGCTGGTACTTCGACAACACCTCTGTCACTATTAAATGTTCCTATTCTTTTAAAGACTTTAGAAACATTAAAAGATGAGAATCCACCACTACCTGCAACTAAGTAAACAGATGCTTTCTTTGCAGTAATATTCTCTACTCTAAATCCTGCAAACTCTCTTGCTGAAATACTCATTGACATCAGAATTGCTAAACTAATTGTTAAAAATTTCATAAAAACCTCTTTATTATTTCTTATTATAACTCAAGATAATTGTTGTAAATCATTAAATAACCATTTTCATTAATTTCAGTTTTTTGCTTCTTTAAAAGAATACCACCTAGGTCTGAAGGTACAGGAATTTCATCTGCGATCTCCATTCCGTTTATATCTTTCTGCATTTCTTTTATTTGCTCTCTAACTGACTTTCTAACTTTTGACTTAAATAACCTAATATACTTGTCGTCTAAGTAAACAGTGTCCATATCAATTCCCGAAGCAACCATCTTAATTCTTCCTGTTGCAGGATCAATTGGGAATGAAAGATTCATATCAAAATTAATATGTATTGGATTTCTAACGAATGCTTTTTGCCATCCAGTAACTTCATAAATAATCTCTAGAGATAGAGTTGCTGGCTTATTGTTGCCCTTCCCTTTAAAAGTCACAACAGGCATTCCTTCAATTCCAATTGACTCTCCACCGTCAAGATCCATCTTTTTAAAATAACCCCTTAAAGCTGAGAGCTGAATCATTCTATTTACAAGCCCTTGGTTAAGAGCAAGTGTAATGTCATAGTCAGAAACTTCCGACTTATCAATATTTGGATAATCCAAAGCTGTATATTTTGAAGGAAAAGGAACAACTCCTCTAGAAGGATCTTCTACAGTAGCTCCAAGACCTAGGTGTAAGTTATCTCCAACAAAGTTCAATTCTTCTAATCCAAGTTTCCATAAAAATTTTGGAACAAATTTTCCCTCAGGTGCTCCCGGAGGATTCATCTGAGTAACTTCAAATAGTCCGCCCTCAAGTGCGCTCTCTGCTTTTTCTGTGATCATTTGAGGCGCTTGATTTTCTAAAAAACCTTGAAGAGAGCTTTGAATCTTCTCAAGAATCATAGGCTCTTTTTCTACGACTAACTTCTCTACTTCTTCAAGATTAAGAGAGACTTCGTGATCGTTAATTAAAATTTTAATCTCTGGTAATTTGAGTGGTGATGTAAAGTCAGCATCGAATTTAACATCATTCATATTTGATACAGGCTTAGATACGACTAACTTAAATTTCCCACTCTCATCTTTTCCAAACTTAAGAGGGAGTCCTATTCTAAGTTTGTCACTACTATCAACTTGCTCTATCTTTAGGCCATCAACACCAACATCACCTAGAAACTTATGGTTTAAGTCTCTGGCATGTATCTTATCTACACTTATTTTAATGTCAGTTGCTTCAATCCAAGCGTAAACCAAAACATCATATGGCTCCTCTTCTTCTGTAATTTGAGGCTTGTAAAAATCGAGAGAGATCTTTTCCCAATTTGCTGAGAAGGCAACACCTTCGATATCAACTTGAAATTTATGCTTATCAAGATCAAGGCCACTAAAGAATCTATTCAATTGTCCTTTTACTTCTGCAATTTGCTCCTGAACTTCAGGGTCTGAAACCATTTCTTCAAGAGTTTGCTCTTCAGTTTCAATCTGAGTTCCCGCATAGAAGAACTCATCAATATTGAAACCATTATTCTCGACAACTTCTTTTAAGTTATTTTTAAAGTAATTTAGACCATTTTGAGAAATATAAAGTCCAACAGAGTGCTTAATATTCTCAGCTCTTATGCTTGAGATGTAAAAGAAACAGCTCAGAAAGAGAAAAAATGAAAAGAAGAAACGCTTCAATAATTCCAGTAACATAGATTGGTCCTCAATAGATTAGTTCCCTAATTTTATTGATTTTACGGACTTTTCTCTAGTTACTCTGTAAAGACTTCCCAGGGTGTAAAAAGTTTTTACAACTTTAGGCTAGGTATAAATTTAATTGCCTCATAATGATGAGATGGAGCAAATTTAATATCTTTATTCTCCCTCCATACATTGTGCATAAGTATTATTTTTTCGAACACTTCTTCTTTACTCCCATCCGTTAGACAACTAGAGAGCCACATTTTATGAGATTTTTCATAAATTTGAGATGCATGCCATACACTATCCCCTACAAAAAATATTCTCTCTTTTGAAGAAACTCTAACTAAAACTCCAATAGAGCCTTTCGTATGGCCATAAAGGGGTAATAAGATAACAGAGCCATCTGAAAAAACATCGTAATACTTTTTAAATGGTCCATATTTCTTCTTAGTCCATTTGATAAATTTCCAATTAATTCCTGAGTGGTCATATTGAGAACTTAAAAAAGCGTGCTCAGGCCTTCCTTCAGAGAAGGCATCTTTATACTCCTCTTTATCAACAATAACATCTGAGCCAAGAAATTCCTCCAATGCACTTGCATGATCCCAATGTAAATGAGTTAAGAATATTCCTTTTGGATTTTGCTTTTGAACTTCTTTAATATTTTCAGTTTGCTCATATCTAAAGAGTAGCTTTGCCCAGAAAGGCATTTTTTGAAACTGCTTTTCAATACCTTCACCAAATCCAGTATCAATTAAATACCTTTCACCATTATGATCAAAGGCAAAAGCATTATGGGTTGATCTATGAGTTGTTCCCCACTTTCCCCTTGCATAGACTAAAGCCTCTGGACTATCGTTATGACCAGTCTCTAACCTATAGACTTTTACAAAACCGCTTCCAAGAATTGGCAATTTATAGTCTTGAGCAGAAACAGCCTTCGAAAGAATAAATATAAATAGTATAAGTTTCACATAAACTCCCTTTGTAATATAGTTATTATAATGATTTTTACCAAGAACATAGATTACTAAAAGGTTACTTAAGATGAGTCTCACTAAAGATCAGTTAGATATAAGTACAAGAAATATATATACGGCTTTAGATATTATTGGCGGTAAATGGAAAATTAAAATTCTTGGGCAAATATATTTTCATAAAGAGATGCGATTTAATAATTTACTTAGATCAATCCCTGGTATTTCCAACAAGGTTCTTAGCCAACAACTAAAGGAGCTTGAGAGAGATGAAATTATAAAGAAGCAAGATAGAGATAATCTAATTCATTATGTTCTAGATACAAAGGGAAGTAGTATTAATCCTATTTTAACAGCGCTTTGTAATTGGGCAGGAGATAATTACTATTAATTCCCAGAAGACATCATTGATTGATAGAGGTGATACCAAAAAGACAAAACGAGAATTAGAAGCGTTACTTTAATAGCTATTCTCTTTTTATTAAGTGGTCGCTTACTCATGGCCAAGGCCCTGCACCCTCACGGATGACTTCAACTTCGCCTTCTACGCTTAGATCAACAATAGTTGACTCGCCCACAAACTCATACTCCCCTGGATCAATAATCATATCCAAAGGGCCTCTAAAAGTTTCTTCAATTTGGTAGCTGTAGAATGTCTCTCCTAACTCTAGACCAAGTAGGTCAGCAGTTATATTAGTAGAGAGAAGAACATCGCCATGAATTTCGATTAAATTTTGTGTAATTGAATCAGGACAAAAGCGAACTCCAACTTCTTTATCAGATTTATTTGCCTGAACTGCTCTTGTGATCTTCTTCTTAGCTTCAAAAATAAAAGTGTAGTGACCAGGAACTTTTTTTCGAATCATCTTAAAAGCACTGTCATGGATATAAGCAACTTCTCCTGCATGAGAAATTGTGTCACAAATTAAGCTGTAATGCTTTAATGGCCCTTCATTTTTTACACGGTAGAGTTTCTCCAAGCCTTTCTTATTGAAAGGATCACAAACGATGATCCAATTCGTATCCGTTGGATAGCAAACAAGACCTCCATCCTTTAGGGTCTCGCTTGCTTTTTTTAAAACTCTATCATCAGGGCTTTGTGCCACTACATATTCAATCATTATCTACCTTTAAGATGCTTTAGAAACTCAGAGTCCGAAGAGATGATGAAGTTCGTCTTATCTTTCAATGAAGACTGATATACTTCCATAGACTTTATAAACTCATAGAATTTAGGACCCTTATTAAAGGCCTTAGAGTAAATTGCTGCCGCTTTCGCATCACCTTCACCTCTAATTTTTTGAGCTTTTCTATATGCTTCTGATTGAATCCTTCTAAGATCTCTTTGTAGGCGACCTTCAATTTTAGCTTTTTCACCAGAACCAATTGATCTAATTTTCTGAGCAATTCTTTGTCTCTCAGAGATCATTCTCTCATAAACTTTCTTCTCAACAGATTGCTCATAAGAAATCCTTCTAAGTTGAACATCAATAAGCTCGATTCCAAAAGCTCTCAGCTCTTGATCTGCTTTTTCAACGATTAGCTGACTAAGCTGCTCACGACCAGTATAAATCTTCTCGATTTCCCCAGTAACACCCTCTTCAACATAGTTTTCACCATTTTTAATTTTCTCAGCAATTTCGGCTTTCTCTTTTTTGATCTTATCGATAATCGCGTTTGTATTTCGAACAGACTCAACTAAGTTGTGAGAAGAAATAATATTTCTAGTTGCAGAATCGAGGATTGTATCAAGTCTTGCCTTAGCACCAGACTTATTTCTCACTGTTTGGATAAATTTTAGCGCATCAATAATTCTATATCTTGCGGTAGTATCCACTTTGATAAACTTCTTATCTTTTGTAGGTATTTGGTTTGGTAACCCATCCCAAGAAAGGATTCTCTTATCTACATAGCGAACTTCTTGTACAAAAGGTTTCTTAAAATGTAGACCTGCTTCTGTCTTTGGCTCACCTACAGGTTTTCCAAATTCAGTGATAATGGCCTGTCTTCCCTCATGTAAGATAAAGAGTGATGACTTAGCCAAGACAGCAGTGATAAATAATATAATTACAATTGGAGCGATAAATTTACTTTTCATTACTTGCTCCCTCCATTTAGAGATTTGTTAAATACTGGTAATAATCCTTTCACTTCTGGATCAACTACAGTGATATTTTCAAACCTTTTAAAAATCGTAGACATTGTTTCTAGATAGATTCTCTTTCTCGTAATCTGAGGCGCTCTCTTATACTCTTTAAAAATCGCTTCAAATTTTTCCGCATCACCTAATGATCTATTAACCTCTGCACTAGCATACCCCTCAGCTTCACTAATGAGCTTCTGGGCCTTACCTCTCGCTTCAGGAATAATTTTATTATACTCTCCCTCTGCTTGGTTTATTGATTTCTCTTGCTCCTGCTTAGCTTCGTTCACTTCATTAAAAGATGGTTTCACCACTTCAGGTGGATTAACATCTTGTAGCTTAACAGTCACAATTCGAACTCCCATATCGTACTTATTCAAAACTTCTTGCATAAGAACGAGAGCTCTCGTTTCAATTTCAACTTTCCCAGTAGTAAGAATGTCTGTTACAGATCTATCACCAACAACTCTTCTCATTATTGACTCTGAAACATCTCTAATATTTACTTCTGGCGAAGATGTCTGAAAAAGATATTTAAATGGATCAGAAATTTGAAATTGAACGGCCCATTCAACATCCGCTACATTAAGATCACCAGTAAGCATTAGTGATTCAGTCTTATAGCTATTTGATGAATAAGTCGTTCTTCTCGTTCTCGTGTCCTGAGTTCTGAATCCGAACTCAGCCTGAAGAACTCTCTTCGTTTTGACCTTAATAACCTGAT
Proteins encoded in this window:
- the hflK gene encoding FtsH protease activity modulator HflK codes for the protein MSFNNGNNPNDFINDIDRMKNEFRNSAKFLGPIIVIGLLVIGAFTSFYTVEPDEEAVVIRFGKYLTTNPPGLHFKVPMGVDQVIKVKTKRVLQAEFGFRTQDTRTRRTTYSSNSYKTESLMLTGDLNVADVEWAVQFQISDPFKYLFQTSSPEVNIRDVSESIMRRVVGDRSVTDILTTGKVEIETRALVLMQEVLNKYDMGVRIVTVKLQDVNPPEVVKPSFNEVNEAKQEQEKSINQAEGEYNKIIPEARGKAQKLISEAEGYASAEVNRSLGDAEKFEAIFKEYKRAPQITRKRIYLETMSTIFKRFENITVVDPEVKGLLPVFNKSLNGGSK
- a CDS encoding MBL fold metallo-hydrolase, with product MKLILFIFILSKAVSAQDYKLPILGSGFVKVYRLETGHNDSPEALVYARGKWGTTHRSTHNAFAFDHNGERYLIDTGFGEGIEKQFQKMPFWAKLLFRYEQTENIKEVQKQNPKGIFLTHLHWDHASALEEFLGSDVIVDKEEYKDAFSEGRPEHAFLSSQYDHSGINWKFIKWTKKKYGPFKKYYDVFSDGSVILLPLYGHTKGSIGVLVRVSSKERIFFVGDSVWHASQIYEKSHKMWLSSCLTDGSKEEVFEKIILMHNVWRENKDIKFAPSHHYEAIKFIPSLKL
- the hflC gene encoding protease modulator HflC, translating into MKSKFIAPIVIILFITAVLAKSSLFILHEGRQAIITEFGKPVGEPKTEAGLHFKKPFVQEVRYVDKRILSWDGLPNQIPTKDKKFIKVDTTARYRIIDALKFIQTVRNKSGAKARLDTILDSATRNIISSHNLVESVRNTNAIIDKIKKEKAEIAEKIKNGENYVEEGVTGEIEKIYTGREQLSQLIVEKADQELRAFGIELIDVQLRRISYEQSVEKKVYERMISERQRIAQKIRSIGSGEKAKIEGRLQRDLRRIQSEAYRKAQKIRGEGDAKAAAIYSKAFNKGPKFYEFIKSMEVYQSSLKDKTNFIISSDSEFLKHLKGR
- a CDS encoding L-threonylcarbamoyladenylate synthase — its product is MIEYVVAQSPDDRVLKKASETLKDGGLVCYPTDTNWIIVCDPFNKKGLEKLYRVKNEGPLKHYSLICDTISHAGEVAYIHDSAFKMIRKKVPGHYTFIFEAKKKITRAVQANKSDKEVGVRFCPDSITQNLIEIHGDVLLSTNITADLLGLELGETFYSYQIEETFRGPLDMIIDPGEYEFVGESTIVDLSVEGEVEVIREGAGPWP
- a CDS encoding winged helix-turn-helix transcriptional regulator, whose protein sequence is MSLTKDQLDISTRNIYTALDIIGGKWKIKILGQIYFHKEMRFNNLLRSIPGISNKVLSQQLKELERDEIIKKQDRDNLIHYVLDTKGSSINPILTALCNWAGDNYY